In the genome of Bradyrhizobium ottawaense, the window TCGCCCGAGCCGGCAAAGCGGTGCGCGGTGCCCCACTCCTTCAGCGCCTTGGCCGCGGGCACGCGGTCCTTCTCGATGGTGTCGATCAGTTCGATGGCTGCGGACAGCCGGGCAGCGGGAGTCATTTGAATCTTTCAGATGAAATCGGACTCGCAAGAGTCAGATCAACAAGAGCATTTTCAGTGCGAAGTAGATCCACATCGCCAGCAGCACGAGGACGCCGGCGAGCCAGACCGTGGAGCGCCGTCCGAGATCGTTCGAGGAGACGAACACGCCGGCATGGGCAAAGCGCGTCACCACGAACACCCAGGACATCAGCACGATGAAGAGATCGGCATGGCGCAAGGGCAGCGCCAGCGCGATCAGGACGTAGAGCAGGACCGGCAGCTCGAACTGGTTGCGGTAGCAATTGGCGATCTGTGTGGCGCCCTTCGGCCAGTTCGGCTCGCCGAGTGCAATGTCGCGGATGCTGGTCTCGCC includes:
- a CDS encoding MAPEG family protein, encoding MSVQMVLLPVFVQVGLTFALLIGMVFARRKTLVSGETSIRDIALGEPNWPKGATQIANCYRNQFELPVLLYVLIALALPLRHADLFIVLMSWVFVVTRFAHAGVFVSSNDLGRRSTVWLAGVLVLLAMWIYFALKMLLLI